The Arachis hypogaea cultivar Tifrunner chromosome 14, arahy.Tifrunner.gnm2.J5K5, whole genome shotgun sequence genome has a segment encoding these proteins:
- the LOC112743881 gene encoding probable acetyltransferase TAP2, whose amino-acid sequence MLILNLTPLPSSFSVANCPLFIQKTQLLIPSNLSYSFSATETRKLKTFQLKAGFWESIKSGLIKNNTTQVVDPPNIDEEDEEPLPQEFVLVEKTEPDGTIEQIIFSSGGDIDVYDLQALCDKVGWPRRPLSKLAAALKNSYIVASLHSVRKSPGSEGNEQKRLIGMARATSDHAFNATIWDVLVDPGYQGQGLGKALVEKLIRALLQKDIGNITLFADSKVVDFYRNLGFEADPEGIKGMFWYPNY is encoded by the exons ATGCTAATCCTCAACCTCACTCCTCTTCCTTCCTC GTTCTCTGTTGCAAATTGCCCACTGTTTATTCAGAAAACACAGTTATTGATTCCTTCCAATCTTAGTTACTCCTTTTCTGCTACAG AAACCAGAAAGTTGAAGACTTTTCAGCTCAAGGCTGGATTTTGGGAGTCAATTAAATCTGG GTTGATTAAGAACAACACTACACAAGTTGTTGATCCACCCAACatagatgaagaagatgaagaacctTTGCCTCAAGAGTTTGTCCTTGTTGAAAAGACTGAACCTGATGGAACAATTGAGCAAATAATATTCTCTTCAGGTGGAGATATTGATGTTTATGACCTTCAAGCTCTCTGTGACAAG GTAGGGTGGCCACGGAGGCCATTGTCGAAATTAGCTGCTGCTTTAAAAAATAGCTATATTGTAGCCTCATTGCATTCTGTAAGAAAGTCTCCGGGGTCAG AGGGGAATGAACAAAAGAGATTAATCGGCATGGCTCGTGCTACTTCAGACCATGCCTTCAATGCCACAATTTGGGATGTCCTAGTTGATCCTGGTTACCAG GGCCAAGGTCTTGGTAAAGCTCTTGTAGAGAAACTGATTCGAGCTCTTTTGCAAAAGGACATCGGCAATATAACTCTGTTTGCAGATAGTAAAG TTGTGGATTTCTACCGGAATTTAGGttttgaagctgaccctgaaggCATAAAAGGCATGTTTTGGTACCCAAATTACTAA